In Perca fluviatilis chromosome 11, GENO_Pfluv_1.0, whole genome shotgun sequence, the following proteins share a genomic window:
- the tada1 gene encoding transcriptional adapter 1 gives MAAHASELEIAKKNLTDAIGDNVKHYWANLKLWFKQKISKEEFDIEARRLLAQENVHVHNDFLLAILTRCQIIVSTPDGAGPLQWQSGSASKPGKPKGKKKCSSRQKFDHRFQPQNPLSAAQPFSPREVGGEEEELRLSAHTLLLPTRGQLEARMMVTAFELGLDNITEDAVGSMIYAVEHHLKDVLTAVITRRKAYRLRDGRFLYAFGSDVTLQPYLKNSLAAYHSVTECPPPSASLPTGPPPQVSPDEAEQRAVHLLACSADSLPAPLPPISMFDLLEALQVHHGVMPSHTMYALNMERILSRLWHPSHEELEQDHVHRQRLAAKERMLVS, from the exons ATGGCCGCTCATGCTAGCGAGCTTGAGATTGCGAAGAAGAATTTAACTGATGCAATTGGCGATAATGTCAAGCA TTACTGGGCAAACCTGAAGCTATGGTTCAAACAAAAGATCAGCAAGGAGGAGTTTGACATTGAGGCACGTCGTCTGTTGGCACAGGAGAATG TCCATGTTCACAATGATTTTCTCCTGGCCATTCTCACACGCTGCCAGATCATTGTCTCCACACCAG ATGGCGCAGGGCCATTACAGTGGCAAAGTGGCTCTGCTTCAAAGCCTGGCAAACCAAAAGGGAAGAAGAAATGTTCCTCTAGACAGAAATTTGAT CATCGTTTCCAGCCACAGAACCCTCTGAGTGCCGCCCAGCCTTTCAGCCCTCGGGAGGTGggaggtgaggaggaggagctgcGTCTCAGTGCCCACACTCTGTTGTTGCCCACGCGGGGCCAGCTGGAGGCCCGCATGATGGTGACGGCATTTGAGCTGGGACTGGATAACATCACAGAAGATGCCGTCGGCAGCATGATTTATGCTGTTGAG CACCACTTGAAAGATGTCCTGACTGCTGTCATCACCCGGAGGAAGGCGTATAGGTTACGAGATGGTCGCTTCCTCTATGCCTTTGGCAGTGATGTCACACTGCAGCCATATCTGAAAAACAGCCTGGCTGCTTACCACAGTGTTACTGAATG tCCCCCTCCAAGTGCTTCTCTCCCTACAGGCCCACCACCTCAGGTGTCACCTGATGAGGCCGAGCAACGAGCTGTTCACCTATTGGCTTGTTCTGCCGACAGTCTCCCCGCACCCCTCCCTCCAATCAGCATGTTTGATCTCCTGGAGGCTTTACAG GTTCACCACGGTGTGATGCCCTCCCACACTATGTATGCCCTGAACATGGAGCGCATCCTGTCACGGCTCTGGCACCCCAGCCACGAAGAACTAGAGCAGGACCACGTACACCGGCAGCGCCTCGCTGCGAAAGAGCGCATGCTCGTCAGCTGA
- the LOC120568001 gene encoding transcription factor AP-1-like, giving the protein MSRKMEATFYDEAVNASSSQHDGPTVYGFNPKTLKQTMTLNLNDPKNFKPQLSAKALDILTSPDVGLLKLASPELERLIIQSCTGLTTPTPTQFVCSKNITDEQEGFAEGFVRALAELHYHQQTPAVHPDAETGATNSMAPGSAASESGGIPYSCTVRTDPPEYTNLGAFGRAVGSASAPANDRHPPYPAAPQPSHDHMDHHLAAAQQSRRHALKEEPQTVPEMSGDTPPLSPINMENQERIKAERKRMRNRVAASKCRKRKLERISRLEDRVKNLKNQNTELVSSANVLRDELALLKQKVMDHVNSGCQLILTQQLQAY; this is encoded by the coding sequence aTGTCCAGAAAAATGGAAGCGACGTTCTACGACGAAGCCGTGAATGCCTCCAGCTCTCAGCATGACGGGCCGACGGTGTATGGGTTCAACCCCAAAACCCTCAAACAGACCATGACGCTAAACCTGAACGACCCGAAAAACTTCAAGCCCCAGCTGAGCGCCAAGGCCCTGGACATCCTGACGTCCCCTGATGTCGGCTTGCTGAAGCTGGCCTCGCCTGAACTGGAACGATTAATCATCCAGTCCTGCACCGGGCTAACGACTCCCACCCCGACCCAGTTTGTCTGTTCCAAGAACATCACGGACGAGCAGGAGGGTTTTGCGGAAGGGTTTGTGAGGGCACTGGCTGAACTCCACTACCACCAGCAGACACCCGCAGTCCACCCTGACGCAGAGACCGGCGCGACCAACAGCATGGCACCCGGCTCCGCTGCGTCCGAGAGCGGCGGGATTCCCTACAGCTGCACGGTGCGCACCGACCCGCCGGAGTACACAAACTTGGGGGCTTTCGGCCGGGCTGTGGGCTCTGCGTCTGCACCTGCCAACGACAGGCACCCGCCTTACCCAGCCGCCCCGCAGCCGAGCCACGACCACATGGACCACCACCTGGCGGCAGCGCAGCAATCGCGGCGACACGCGCTCAAAGAGGAGCCGCAGACGGTGCCCGAGATGTCCGGAGACACCCCGCCGCTCTCCCCTATCAACATGGAGAACCAGGAGCGCATCAAAGCGGAGAGGAAGCGCATGCGGAACAGAGTGGCCGCGTCCAAATGCCGGAAAAGGAAGCTGGAGAGGATCTCCAGGCTGGAGGACAGGGTCAAAAACCTGAAGAACCAAAACACAGAGTTGGTTTCCTCTGCCAACGTCCTCCGGGACGAGCTGGCTCTGCTCAAGCAAAAGGTCATGGACCACGTTAACAGTGGCTGCCAGCTCATTTTGACGCAGCAGCTCCAAGCTTACTAG